From the genome of Gryllotalpicola protaetiae:
CGACCCATGGATGCCTCAGGCCGCGTAGCCTCGTACGGTGAGCGGTATCGGCGCCCGCCGCGCGCCGGGCGGGCGGATCAGCAGCGGCGACTACGCGGCGCAGCGGGCCCTGAACGCGCAGGCGCCGACGATCGACCATCTGGTGCGGCGCATCGGCGGCCTGTTCCGCCCCTACCGCGGCAAGCTGCTCGTCACAATCGTGCTCGTGCTGCTCTCGGCCGCGATCAGCGTCATTCCGCCGTTGCTGGTGCAGCGGATCTTCGACGACGGGCTCTTCCCGCATGGCGGCGGCGTGAACGTGCCCGTGCTGGTGACGCTCGTCGTGGTGATGGTGCTGCTGTATGTGGCATCCGGCCTCATCGGGGTATGGCAGACCTGGCTCACCGCGACCATCGGCAACAACGTCATGGGGGCGCTGCGGGTCAAGCTGTTCCGGCACCTCCAGGCGATGGAGCTGAGCTTCTTCACGCACACCAAGACGGGTGTCATCCAGTCGCGGCTGCAGAACGACGTCGGGGGCGTCGCGAACGCGCTGACCAACACCGTCTCGAGCGTCATCGGCAACACGGTGCAGGTGATCGCGGCCCTCGTCGCGATGCTGCTGCTCAACTGGCAGCTGACGATCGTCTCCGTCGTGCTGATGCCGGCGCTCGTGCTCGCCCAGCGCAGGGTCGGCCAGGTGCGTGCCCGCATCGCGGGGCAGACGCAGGAGAGCCTGTCGGACATGTCCGCCATCACGCAGGAGACGCTGTCGGTCTCCGGCATCCTGCTCTCCAAGTCGTTCAACCGGCAGCGCAGCGAGATCGCGCGCTATGCGGACGAGAACGACAACCAGATCCGCCTGCAGGTGCGGCAGGCGATGAGCGGGCAGTGGTTCTTCGCGATGGTGCAGGTGTTCCTGTCGTCGGTTCCCGCCATCGTGTATCTCGTCGCGGGGTGGCTGATCACCGGGGGTGCGCACAACGTCACGGCCGGCACCATCGTGGCGTTCACGACCGTGCAGGCGCGTCTGATGTTCCCGCTCATCGGGCTCATGCGCGTGGCCCTCGACCTGCAGACCTCGGGGGCGCTGTTCGCGCGGATCTTCGAGTACCTCGACCTGAAGCCGGCGATCGCAGACCGGGCGGATGCCGTTCCGGTCAGCCCGGCCGAGGACGAGTGCGCGGACGGCGAGCGGCCGCCACGACAGGCGATTGGGGTCGCATTCGAGGGCGTGACGTTCCGATACCCCGACGCGCGGCCGGGTGAGCGGGCGACGCTCGACGACGTGTCGTTCCGCATCGAGCCGGGGCGGTTCGCGGCGTTCGTCGGGCCATCGGGGGCGGGGAAGACGACGGTCTCATACCTGATTCCGCGGTTCTACGAGGCATCCGGCGGCGTCGTCAGATTCGCCGGGCGCGACGTGCGCGAGCTGCGCGGCGAATCGCTCGTCTCGCACATCGGCATCGTGAGCCAGGAGAC
Proteins encoded in this window:
- a CDS encoding ABC transporter ATP-binding protein → MSGIGARRAPGGRISSGDYAAQRALNAQAPTIDHLVRRIGGLFRPYRGKLLVTIVLVLLSAAISVIPPLLVQRIFDDGLFPHGGGVNVPVLVTLVVVMVLLYVASGLIGVWQTWLTATIGNNVMGALRVKLFRHLQAMELSFFTHTKTGVIQSRLQNDVGGVANALTNTVSSVIGNTVQVIAALVAMLLLNWQLTIVSVVLMPALVLAQRRVGQVRARIAGQTQESLSDMSAITQETLSVSGILLSKSFNRQRSEIARYADENDNQIRLQVRQAMSGQWFFAMVQVFLSSVPAIVYLVAGWLITGGAHNVTAGTIVAFTTVQARLMFPLIGLMRVALDLQTSGALFARIFEYLDLKPAIADRADAVPVSPAEDECADGERPPRQAIGVAFEGVTFRYPDARPGERATLDDVSFRIEPGRFAAFVGPSGAGKTTVSYLIPRFYEASGGVVRFAGRDVRELRGESLVSHIGIVSQETYLFHASIAENLRYARPGATDAELEAACRAANIHETIARFPDGYETLVGERGYRLSGGEKQRIAIARVLLKDPEVLILDEATSALDSVSERVVQQALDSATSGRTTIAIAHRLSTIVAADVIFVIDGGRLVESGTHLELLARGGVYARLYTQQAELALPSES